A stretch of Pseudobdellovibrionaceae bacterium DNA encodes these proteins:
- a CDS encoding outer membrane beta-barrel domain-containing protein yields MMKSLLIFGLVLSATAARADIMEDFDKLGGNDVLMEKAKALEPDTQITVVQDRVVNRHRRFEVAPEFASVLGGDSYLNTRNFGVNGNFHINPHWSVGVKYNTMRSDLSPEGNNLINDSGLLGKNIVPELDYPKDQVLATVAFYPIYGKLNIFNKGIAHFDVYALAGGGTINLKSGSKQTLTAGGGVGFWISQHLTTRFEMRYQTYDSERSNGTSKIDLTVASLQMGYLL; encoded by the coding sequence ATGATGAAATCTCTTTTGATCTTTGGACTCGTTCTGTCGGCGACGGCCGCGCGCGCGGACATCATGGAAGATTTCGACAAACTGGGCGGTAACGACGTCCTGATGGAAAAGGCGAAGGCGCTCGAGCCCGACACGCAGATCACCGTCGTTCAAGACCGCGTGGTCAACCGTCACCGTCGTTTCGAAGTCGCGCCCGAGTTCGCGAGCGTTCTGGGTGGCGATTCCTACCTGAACACGCGCAACTTCGGCGTGAACGGGAACTTCCACATCAATCCGCACTGGTCGGTGGGCGTGAAGTACAACACCATGCGCTCGGATCTGAGCCCCGAAGGTAACAACTTGATCAACGACAGCGGTCTGTTGGGCAAAAACATCGTGCCCGAGCTCGACTACCCGAAAGATCAAGTGCTGGCGACCGTCGCGTTCTATCCGATCTACGGGAAGCTCAATATCTTCAACAAAGGGATCGCGCACTTCGACGTCTACGCACTCGCGGGCGGCGGAACCATCAACTTGAAGTCGGGATCGAAGCAGACCCTGACCGCGGGTGGTGGCGTCGGTTTCTGGATTTCGCAGCATCTGACCACACGTTTCGAAATGCGTTACCAGACCTATGACAGCGAGCGCTCGAACGGAACGTCGAAAATCGACCTGACCGTCGCGAGCCTCCAGATGGGATACCTGCTATGA
- a CDS encoding AgmX/PglI C-terminal domain-containing protein: METAKKLVLERDNGEVIRTFVLRGNEAHVIQRKDTRRLELVPNLEDLVNKRVKFSELGKIQFTEDFEFDVPGIGRIKSAAVDAKVAVDPEMEEESDRLWWGALFIMALFFFTSMVFMSNLTIQTPEIQEELKQEVVQIIQRLQPKPVQPKMDATVANPDAQVRETAKPVKTGAVKRMGALGVLGSMKNSRQQGGLNLGAAQTTAGPGLGGTEGSGGVQTNIYAKGLVAAPLGAGGNIKGAGGYGTKGKGGGQAGYGTTSLLGATGGTSMALVSEATIDGGLDRDAIAAVINRNLGQVRFCYEQGLQGTPSLAGRVAVDFTIGGNGMVKTASVANTSLGSKIVEDCIVLRLKSWKFPLPQNGVDVKVSYPFVLRRAGQG; this comes from the coding sequence ATGGAAACAGCTAAGAAACTGGTTCTGGAAAGAGACAACGGGGAAGTGATCCGCACCTTCGTCCTTCGCGGGAACGAAGCGCATGTCATTCAACGTAAAGACACCCGTCGTCTGGAGCTCGTACCGAATCTGGAAGATCTGGTAAACAAACGGGTGAAGTTCAGCGAGCTGGGCAAAATCCAGTTCACCGAGGACTTCGAGTTCGACGTTCCCGGCATCGGCCGGATCAAGTCGGCCGCGGTCGATGCGAAAGTTGCGGTCGATCCCGAGATGGAAGAAGAAAGCGACCGTCTGTGGTGGGGAGCCCTCTTCATCATGGCGCTGTTCTTCTTCACCTCGATGGTGTTCATGAGCAACCTCACGATCCAGACGCCCGAGATCCAAGAAGAGTTGAAACAAGAGGTCGTCCAGATCATCCAAAGACTGCAACCCAAGCCGGTGCAGCCGAAGATGGACGCGACGGTCGCGAATCCCGATGCGCAAGTGCGCGAAACCGCGAAGCCCGTGAAAACCGGTGCGGTGAAACGGATGGGCGCATTGGGCGTTCTGGGTTCCATGAAAAACAGCCGCCAGCAGGGCGGATTGAATCTGGGCGCGGCGCAAACGACCGCGGGTCCCGGTCTGGGCGGCACCGAAGGTTCCGGCGGCGTGCAGACGAACATCTACGCCAAAGGTTTGGTCGCGGCTCCTTTGGGCGCCGGCGGCAACATCAAAGGCGCGGGCGGCTACGGCACCAAGGGTAAAGGCGGCGGTCAGGCCGGTTACGGCACGACGTCGCTCCTCGGCGCGACGGGCGGAACTTCGATGGCGCTGGTCTCGGAAGCGACAATCGACGGCGGCTTGGATCGTGACGCGATCGCGGCCGTGATCAATCGCAATCTCGGTCAGGTTCGTTTCTGTTACGAGCAAGGTCTGCAAGGTACGCCGTCGCTGGCGGGCCGCGTGGCGGTCGATTTCACCATCGGCGGCAACGGCATGGTTAAAACCGCAAGCGTCGCGAATACGTCGCTCGGTTCGAAAATCGTTGAGGACTGCATCGTCCTCCGTCTGAAAAGTTGGAAGTTCCCGCTCCCGCAAAACGGAGTGGATGTGAAGGTCTCTTATCCGTTCGTGCTCCGTCGCGCCGGACAAGGTTGA
- a CDS encoding biopolymer transporter ExbD produces MLAQSTLKGKAITSVIGSQSLLNPEGHRAKKAPLGDLLLTALIDAFSILVIFLLMSFSSTGEILFIPKGTELPKAANTTLIERFPVVKVDDGKLYLEDKLIEGRDLTAGLLELRKSWQEMHPGEEYAGTLTVQADRRVKYEVLNQVVVAASQAGFADMKFAAAMKQ; encoded by the coding sequence ATGTTAGCTCAGAGCACATTGAAGGGAAAAGCGATCACTTCCGTGATCGGTTCCCAGTCGCTTCTGAACCCGGAAGGTCATCGCGCCAAGAAAGCCCCTTTGGGGGACTTGCTGCTGACCGCACTGATCGACGCATTTTCGATTCTCGTGATCTTCCTTTTGATGAGTTTTTCGTCGACCGGCGAAATCCTTTTCATCCCGAAGGGCACCGAGCTGCCGAAAGCGGCGAACACCACGCTCATCGAGCGTTTCCCCGTCGTGAAAGTCGACGATGGAAAACTCTATCTCGAAGACAAGCTGATCGAAGGTCGCGATTTGACCGCCGGTCTGTTGGAGCTTCGTAAGAGCTGGCAAGAAATGCATCCGGGCGAAGAATACGCCGGCACGTTGACCGTTCAGGCCGACCGCCGCGTGAAATATGAAGTCTTGAATCAGGTCGTCGTCGCGGCCAGCCAGGCCGGATTCGCCGACATGAAGTTTGCTGCGGCAATGAAGCAGTAA
- a CDS encoding biopolymer transporter ExbD — MSGGRRKRHLDFELNLIPFIDLLSTCICFLLMTAVWTQVGTVDAKQAVGGQPVAEAEKKPTIWVSLADKGVLNLEIRDSGASKKYGKVKLDGVEGRPDWTKFEAMMKDARTTDPQLTTALIQPVSGTVYEEIIDLMDKFRGVGVVSLGVSPL, encoded by the coding sequence ATGAGTGGCGGACGGCGGAAAAGGCACCTCGATTTCGAGTTGAACCTGATCCCCTTCATCGACTTGTTGTCGACTTGTATCTGCTTCCTTCTGATGACGGCCGTGTGGACTCAGGTCGGCACGGTCGACGCAAAGCAAGCGGTCGGTGGACAGCCGGTCGCCGAGGCTGAAAAGAAACCCACAATCTGGGTCAGCCTGGCGGACAAAGGGGTCTTGAATCTTGAGATTCGCGACTCGGGCGCCTCTAAAAAATACGGCAAAGTGAAACTCGACGGAGTCGAAGGTCGTCCCGATTGGACGAAGTTCGAAGCCATGATGAAAGATGCGCGGACCACAGACCCGCAACTGACGACCGCACTGATCCAGCCTGTGTCTGGAACCGTGTACGAAGAAATCATCGACCTGATGGACAAGTTCCGTGGCGTCGGCGTCGTTAGCTTGGGTGTTTCTCCGCTCTAA
- a CDS encoding MotA/TolQ/ExbB proton channel family protein, with the protein MEFFAKIAHAFNEGGFWMYAIMLVQIVSLAIMAERVYALFFKRKANQLDFIRQVEDPIRRGEIEVVLNKARAESEKYPIAQVAVAGAQAAANFGGKDEIQGKMDEVLLHHNASMERRIGFLAMLGNVATLVGLLGTITGMIKSFAAVSFANPAEKAALLAAGIAEAMNATAYGLITAIPALIAYAILSNRATVLAEDLNQNALKVFNWLSFAFDPVSLRNSVKMNANGKNNEGREINL; encoded by the coding sequence ATGGAGTTTTTCGCAAAAATTGCGCATGCCTTCAATGAAGGTGGTTTCTGGATGTACGCGATCATGCTGGTGCAGATCGTTTCGCTGGCAATCATGGCCGAGCGTGTGTACGCGCTGTTCTTTAAACGCAAAGCCAATCAGCTGGATTTCATCCGTCAGGTTGAAGATCCGATCCGCCGTGGTGAAATCGAAGTCGTATTGAATAAAGCACGCGCCGAGAGCGAAAAGTACCCGATCGCGCAGGTGGCGGTTGCGGGTGCGCAAGCGGCGGCGAACTTCGGTGGCAAAGATGAGATCCAAGGCAAAATGGATGAGGTCCTTCTTCACCACAACGCGAGTATGGAACGTCGTATCGGCTTCCTCGCGATGCTGGGTAACGTTGCCACTCTCGTCGGTCTGCTCGGAACCATCACCGGTATGATCAAGTCCTTCGCGGCGGTCTCGTTCGCGAACCCTGCTGAAAAAGCGGCGCTGCTCGCAGCCGGTATCGCGGAAGCGATGAACGCCACAGCTTACGGTCTGATCACCGCGATTCCCGCACTGATCGCTTACGCGATCTTGTCGAACCGCGCGACGGTCCTTGCTGAAGATCTGAACCAAAACGCGCTGAAAGTTTTCAACTGGCTGAGCTTCGCGTTCGATCCCGTTTCGCTCCGTAACTCGGTGAAAATGAACGCCAACGGTAAGAACAACGAAGGTCGCGAGATCAATTTATGA
- the genX gene encoding EF-P lysine aminoacylase GenX has translation MNREQFLKDIWQAYPAAPRGGAWRFGRFERQGREFVLKRYDGEEKFPLPDEVEIQALRAPVVVAAFWGALRSGDWVAYRPPAEEKAAVSLLAPRLCEPTFANALTATTRAFSDYRADLRAFFRGRGFEEIATPTLVDCPGTEVFLDVFKTEFAPGTARRRDFYLPTSPELHLKKALALGGERIFELRPCFRNGEITEKHRPEFWMLEWYRAFANLDDLKSDCRDLVRHVTGLNDLQFTEISIRELFSQLEIDLTPQTSADELKTWCRRLGLQADHYELWDDLFYLIFVDRIEPFLPSAQPLFVVDYPPSQAALARVNERGWADRFELYWRGYEIANAYFELNDPVEQRRRSEEDLRKRVALGRQELKLDEGFLEALESGMPPSAGIALGAERLFMAARGVKDIGDLSPYQIIRD, from the coding sequence ATGAATCGCGAGCAATTTCTGAAGGACATTTGGCAAGCTTATCCCGCGGCCCCGAGGGGCGGCGCTTGGCGTTTCGGTCGCTTCGAACGGCAGGGCCGCGAGTTCGTGCTGAAGCGGTACGACGGGGAAGAAAAATTCCCCCTTCCCGACGAGGTCGAGATTCAAGCGCTCCGCGCGCCGGTGGTCGTGGCCGCGTTCTGGGGTGCGCTTCGTTCGGGGGATTGGGTGGCGTATCGGCCACCCGCCGAGGAAAAGGCCGCCGTCTCTCTTCTTGCGCCACGACTGTGCGAGCCGACCTTCGCGAACGCGTTGACCGCGACGACGCGCGCGTTCAGTGATTACCGCGCCGATCTGCGCGCCTTTTTTCGCGGACGTGGATTCGAAGAGATCGCGACCCCCACGCTGGTCGATTGCCCGGGGACCGAAGTTTTCCTCGATGTCTTTAAAACGGAGTTCGCGCCGGGGACCGCGCGCCGTCGGGACTTCTATTTGCCGACGAGTCCGGAATTACATTTGAAAAAGGCCCTCGCTTTGGGGGGCGAACGTATCTTTGAATTGCGCCCCTGTTTCCGGAACGGCGAAATCACCGAAAAGCACCGGCCCGAGTTTTGGATGCTCGAGTGGTATCGCGCGTTCGCGAACCTTGATGACCTCAAGAGCGACTGCCGAGATCTGGTGCGCCATGTGACCGGTTTGAACGATCTGCAGTTCACCGAGATTTCGATTCGTGAGCTCTTCTCGCAACTCGAAATCGATTTGACGCCGCAAACTTCGGCTGACGAATTGAAAACCTGGTGTCGTCGGCTGGGCCTTCAGGCCGACCACTATGAGTTGTGGGACGATCTTTTCTATCTGATCTTCGTGGATCGCATCGAGCCCTTTTTGCCCAGCGCGCAGCCGCTCTTCGTCGTGGACTACCCGCCGTCGCAGGCGGCGCTGGCGCGTGTGAACGAGCGCGGCTGGGCCGATCGCTTCGAGCTGTATTGGCGCGGTTACGAGATCGCGAATGCCTATTTTGAGTTGAATGATCCGGTCGAGCAGCGTCGCCGCAGCGAAGAGGACTTGCGCAAACGAGTCGCGCTCGGGCGTCAGGAGCTGAAATTGGACGAAGGATTTCTAGAAGCCTTGGAGTCGGGAATGCCGCCGTCGGCGGGCATCGCGCTGGGCGCCGAGCGGCTTTTCATGGCCGCCCGGGGCGTGAAGGACATCGGCGACTTGTCGCCGTACCAGATTATTCGCGATTGA
- a CDS encoding TldD/PmbA family protein — protein MSQIPFSVATDFEADLPELSAIRSELAASRDHVQLRFHRELQQTRAMRNDRLEAPKLNRQQGVMAEVFKDGVLSYAGTADVSLNGVRRAIAEARATAERLAPHALVRFSKDVRPATKGHYESPGLASLKSMTIQQIDDVLAGANQALKGGAEISQRHAQIELVESESWTLSNAGDDRRQQFALWVVDASATAERAGEFQTRSLNGAHSHCHQGGADTLNVASLTTGCERAAQEAVELLSAENCPEGDFDLILAPDQMLLQIHESIGHPLELDRILGDERNYAGWSFVKLADFGHLQYGSPLLNVSFDPTLRHEYASYGFDDCGAPATRELLIEKGVLKRGLGSLESQERAGVPGVANFRSASWNRAPIDRMANLNVEPGATSLQDMIGMIDDGLMMSANRSWSIDDYRDKFQFGCEIGWRIKGGKIVGLVKNPNYRGRTLNFWRSLKAVGNRENFEVYGSPFCGKGEPSQIIRVGHASPSCLFEKMSCFGRGT, from the coding sequence ATGTCGCAAATTCCCTTCTCTGTCGCCACCGACTTCGAAGCCGATCTTCCCGAACTTTCCGCCATTCGCAGTGAACTCGCCGCCAGCCGCGATCATGTGCAGCTGCGGTTTCACCGTGAATTGCAGCAGACGCGGGCCATGCGCAACGACCGCTTGGAGGCCCCAAAGCTCAACCGCCAACAGGGCGTGATGGCCGAGGTCTTTAAAGACGGCGTGCTCAGCTATGCGGGCACGGCGGACGTCTCGCTGAACGGCGTGCGCCGCGCGATCGCCGAGGCCCGGGCGACGGCCGAACGACTGGCGCCCCACGCGCTGGTGCGATTTTCGAAGGATGTGCGACCGGCAACGAAAGGGCATTACGAATCCCCCGGACTCGCCTCGCTGAAATCGATGACCATCCAGCAGATCGACGATGTCCTCGCGGGCGCGAACCAAGCGTTGAAGGGCGGGGCCGAAATCAGCCAGCGCCACGCGCAGATCGAGCTCGTCGAATCCGAATCGTGGACCCTCTCGAACGCCGGTGACGACCGTCGCCAGCAGTTTGCTTTGTGGGTCGTCGATGCGTCCGCCACCGCTGAACGCGCCGGGGAATTTCAAACCCGGTCACTGAACGGTGCGCACTCGCATTGCCATCAGGGCGGCGCGGACACGCTGAACGTGGCGTCGCTCACCACCGGCTGCGAACGCGCGGCCCAAGAGGCCGTGGAACTTCTGTCCGCCGAGAACTGCCCCGAAGGCGACTTCGACCTGATCCTGGCTCCGGATCAAATGCTTTTGCAAATTCACGAGTCCATCGGACATCCGCTGGAGCTCGACCGCATTCTGGGCGACGAACGCAACTACGCGGGCTGGAGTTTCGTGAAGCTCGCGGACTTCGGTCATCTGCAGTACGGCTCGCCGCTGTTGAACGTCAGCTTCGATCCGACCCTACGTCATGAGTACGCGAGCTACGGCTTCGACGACTGCGGTGCCCCCGCCACGCGCGAACTCTTGATCGAAAAGGGCGTCTTGAAGCGCGGACTGGGAAGTTTGGAAAGCCAGGAGCGTGCGGGCGTTCCCGGCGTCGCGAACTTCCGCTCTGCCTCGTGGAATCGCGCGCCCATCGACCGCATGGCGAACCTGAATGTCGAACCCGGCGCGACGTCGCTGCAAGACATGATCGGCATGATCGACGACGGCTTGATGATGTCAGCGAACCGCTCGTGGTCCATCGACGACTACCGCGACAAATTTCAGTTCGGCTGCGAAATCGGCTGGCGCATCAAGGGCGGAAAAATCGTGGGCTTGGTGAAAAATCCGAACTACCGCGGTCGCACTTTAAATTTCTGGCGCTCGCTGAAGGCCGTCGGCAACCGCGAAAACTTCGAGGTTTACGGCAGTCCCTTCTGCGGCAAAGGCGAACCCAGCCAGATCATCCGCGTGGGTCACGCCTCGCCGTCATGTTTGTTCGAAAAGATGTCGTGTTTCGGAAGGGGAACGTGA
- the gcvP gene encoding aminomethyl-transferring glycine dehydrogenase, with amino-acid sequence MDIFSTETEFTSRHIGPSDFEAQEMLKQLGFGTLDEMSTKVIPKAIRTEHKYPVLGAGLSEAETLKLLKGMMSKNQVYRTYIGMGFHDTLTPSPILRNVLESPAWYTAYTPYQPEISQGRLEALLNFQTLIMDMTGMEIANASLLDEGSAAAEAMAMTHALCKNKAVDFIVSPGLHPHVIEVLKTRAEPLGLKMHVVEPEDFKGTQPLFATFVSYPTTDGVIRDYKKLADSVHAGGGLLVADVDLMSLALLTPPGEWGADIVIGNSQRFGVPLGNGGPHAAFMGTKDAYKRLLPGRLVGVSVDAQGKRALRLTLQTREQHIRREKATSNICTAQVLLANMASFYAVYHGPEGVKRIATRIHGLTQVLAAGLTKLGFTAPKGDYFDTLKIETAKADQIFQAAAALKINFRRMGSEGVGVSLNEATTLGDLDDIFKAFNGGQTAGFTAAELSNSVKGLAIGAGFQRQSKYLTHPSFNTYHSEAELTRYIYELQAKDLSLVHSMIPLGSCTMKLNAVTELMPVSWPEVSKIHPFAPVAQMQGYLEMIHDLERKLVDITGFSAVSLQPNSGAQGEYAGLLVIRAYHISRGEEHRNICLIPSSAHGTNPASAVMAGMDVVVVACDDQGNVRVDDLKAKAEQHKERLSCLMITYPSTHGVFEESIIDICKIVHANGGQVYMDGANLNALVGLCRPGDFGPDVAHMNLHKTFAIPHGGGGPGVGPIGVGAHLAPFLPRQTMMPESLSRPHGPATGITATTSAPWGSASILPISWSYITMMGAPGLKKATLTAILSANYIAKRLEKSYPILYKGREGMVAHECILDLRPLKKTSGVDVNDVAKRLMDFGFHAPTMSWPVAGTLMVEPTESESKAELDRFIESMLQIHEEALLIENKKIDPENNPLKNAPHTAQMLMKTEWTMPYTREVAAYPLPWVRRSKYWPPVGRVDNAFGDRNIVCSCPPMDEYQ; translated from the coding sequence ATGGACATTTTTTCCACTGAAACGGAATTCACGTCTCGTCATATCGGTCCCTCGGATTTCGAAGCTCAAGAAATGCTGAAGCAGCTGGGTTTCGGAACGCTCGACGAGATGAGCACGAAGGTCATCCCCAAAGCGATCCGCACCGAACACAAATACCCCGTGCTGGGCGCGGGCCTTTCGGAAGCGGAAACGCTGAAACTCTTGAAGGGCATGATGTCGAAGAACCAGGTGTACCGCACCTACATCGGCATGGGCTTCCACGACACGCTCACCCCTTCGCCGATTTTGCGTAACGTTTTGGAGTCCCCCGCTTGGTACACGGCCTATACGCCCTACCAACCCGAAATTTCGCAAGGCCGTCTGGAAGCGCTTTTGAACTTCCAAACCCTGATCATGGACATGACCGGCATGGAGATCGCGAACGCGTCGCTCTTGGATGAGGGCAGCGCTGCCGCCGAAGCCATGGCGATGACCCACGCTCTTTGCAAAAACAAAGCGGTCGACTTCATCGTGTCGCCCGGACTTCATCCCCACGTCATCGAAGTCTTGAAAACTCGCGCCGAACCCCTCGGTTTGAAAATGCACGTCGTTGAACCCGAAGATTTCAAAGGCACGCAACCCCTGTTCGCGACCTTCGTGTCTTATCCGACGACCGACGGCGTGATCCGCGATTACAAAAAACTGGCAGACTCGGTCCACGCGGGTGGCGGACTGCTGGTCGCGGATGTGGATCTGATGTCGCTTGCGCTGCTGACCCCTCCGGGTGAATGGGGCGCAGACATCGTCATCGGCAACTCGCAGCGTTTCGGCGTACCGCTCGGAAACGGCGGTCCCCACGCGGCCTTCATGGGAACGAAGGACGCTTACAAACGTCTTTTGCCCGGCCGTCTGGTCGGCGTCTCGGTGGACGCTCAAGGTAAACGCGCGCTGCGCCTGACTTTGCAGACCCGCGAACAACACATCCGTCGCGAAAAGGCGACGTCGAACATCTGCACCGCGCAGGTCCTGCTGGCGAATATGGCGAGCTTCTACGCCGTTTACCACGGTCCCGAAGGCGTGAAGCGCATCGCGACCCGCATCCACGGACTGACGCAAGTTCTGGCGGCGGGACTGACGAAGCTGGGCTTCACCGCGCCGAAGGGCGATTACTTCGACACTTTGAAAATCGAAACGGCGAAGGCCGATCAGATCTTCCAAGCGGCGGCGGCACTGAAAATCAACTTCCGCCGGATGGGCTCGGAAGGTGTCGGCGTTTCGCTGAACGAAGCGACGACCCTGGGCGACCTGGACGACATCTTCAAGGCTTTCAACGGAGGTCAAACCGCGGGCTTCACCGCGGCCGAGCTTTCGAATTCGGTGAAGGGCCTGGCCATCGGCGCGGGCTTCCAACGTCAGTCGAAGTATCTGACGCATCCGTCGTTCAACACCTACCACTCGGAAGCGGAACTCACTCGCTACATCTACGAACTGCAGGCGAAGGATCTTTCGCTGGTGCACTCGATGATTCCGCTGGGTTCTTGCACCATGAAGCTGAACGCGGTGACGGAGCTGATGCCCGTGTCGTGGCCCGAAGTCTCGAAGATCCACCCCTTCGCGCCCGTGGCGCAGATGCAGGGTTACCTCGAAATGATCCACGATCTGGAACGCAAACTCGTCGACATCACCGGCTTCAGCGCGGTGTCCTTGCAACCCAACTCGGGCGCGCAGGGCGAGTACGCGGGTCTGCTCGTGATCCGCGCGTACCATATCTCGCGCGGTGAAGAGCACCGGAACATCTGCTTGATCCCGTCCTCGGCACACGGAACCAATCCCGCCTCAGCGGTGATGGCCGGTATGGACGTCGTGGTCGTCGCCTGCGACGATCAGGGGAACGTCCGCGTCGACGATCTGAAAGCCAAAGCCGAGCAGCACAAAGAGAGACTCTCGTGCCTGATGATCACCTACCCTTCGACCCACGGCGTGTTCGAAGAGTCGATCATCGACATCTGCAAAATCGTGCACGCGAACGGCGGTCAGGTGTACATGGACGGCGCGAACTTGAACGCGCTGGTGGGACTGTGCCGTCCCGGCGACTTCGGTCCCGACGTAGCCCACATGAATTTGCACAAGACCTTCGCGATCCCCCACGGTGGTGGCGGACCCGGCGTGGGACCCATCGGCGTGGGCGCGCATCTGGCGCCCTTCCTGCCCCGGCAGACGATGATGCCCGAAAGCCTCAGCCGGCCGCACGGTCCCGCCACCGGCATCACCGCGACGACCTCGGCGCCTTGGGGTTCGGCTTCGATCCTGCCGATCTCTTGGAGCTACATCACCATGATGGGCGCGCCCGGTCTGAAGAAAGCGACTTTGACCGCGATCCTGTCCGCGAACTACATCGCCAAGCGCCTCGAGAAATCCTACCCGATCCTGTACAAGGGCCGCGAAGGTATGGTCGCGCATGAATGCATCCTGGATCTGCGTCCGCTGAAAAAAACCAGCGGCGTGGACGTGAACGACGTCGCGAAGCGTTTGATGGATTTCGGTTTCCACGCGCCCACGATGTCGTGGCCCGTGGCGGGCACCTTGATGGTGGAACCCACCGAGTCCGAGTCAAAGGCCGAACTGGATCGCTTCATCGAATCCATGCTGCAAATTCACGAAGAGGCGCTCTTGATCGAGAACAAAAAAATCGATCCCGAGAACAACCCCCTCAAAAACGCGCCCCATACGGCGCAAATGTTGATGAAAACCGAGTGGACGATGCCGTACACGCGCGAAGTGGCCGCTTATCCGCTGCCGTGGGTGCGTCGCTCAAAATACTGGCCGCCCGTGGGTCGGGTCGACAACGCGTTCGGTGATCGCAACATCGTCTGCTCGTGCCCCCCCATGGATGAGTACCAGTAA
- a CDS encoding glycosyltransferase family 9 protein produces MTDRSPKILAIRLDKIGDLVSTLPADAAFPEGARVVWVIAKGLGFLPEHSEPRREFHEISLDTAGRTRLREILHEEKPDMTVLFYGPWWAAYEAYRAGVPARVGRRSQWWSYLFLNRGLRQSRSASEKHEAQYNFELAAFAGPGIEGVAPSLKLKAPLLRQIFEKFGLRRGSYVVVHPGMAGSALNWPTNHYVELIRGLLVREPKTQVLVTGTKMDRAWTEPVLAAFKGESRVVNAVDAANLRELLFLLENARAVVVPSTGVAHLAASLGTPTRAIYSPVRAHASKRWGPRGADVRVFEPATVGEDPALMATIPVAEVLASIPSGTDA; encoded by the coding sequence ATGACCGATCGGTCCCCGAAGATTCTTGCCATTCGTTTGGATAAGATCGGGGACCTCGTCTCGACTTTGCCCGCGGACGCCGCTTTTCCCGAAGGCGCGCGGGTCGTCTGGGTGATCGCGAAGGGTTTGGGATTTCTTCCCGAACACAGCGAACCCCGCCGCGAGTTCCACGAAATTTCGCTCGATACCGCGGGCCGCACGCGTTTGCGCGAGATCCTGCATGAGGAAAAGCCGGATATGACCGTGCTTTTCTACGGTCCATGGTGGGCCGCTTACGAAGCGTACCGCGCGGGCGTTCCCGCGCGGGTGGGTCGTCGCTCGCAGTGGTGGAGTTATCTGTTCTTGAATCGCGGGCTTCGTCAGTCGCGAAGCGCATCCGAAAAACACGAAGCCCAGTACAACTTCGAGCTCGCGGCCTTCGCGGGTCCGGGGATCGAGGGCGTCGCGCCTTCACTCAAATTGAAAGCGCCTTTGCTGCGTCAGATCTTCGAGAAGTTCGGGCTTCGCCGCGGCTCTTACGTCGTCGTTCATCCCGGAATGGCCGGCAGCGCGCTCAACTGGCCGACCAATCATTATGTTGAGCTGATTCGCGGACTGCTCGTGCGTGAGCCGAAGACGCAAGTTCTCGTAACCGGAACGAAGATGGACCGCGCCTGGACGGAACCCGTGCTGGCCGCCTTCAAAGGCGAAAGCCGGGTCGTCAACGCCGTCGACGCCGCGAATTTGCGCGAACTTTTGTTCCTGCTCGAAAACGCCCGCGCGGTGGTGGTGCCCTCGACCGGCGTCGCCCACTTGGCGGCCAGCCTCGGGACGCCGACGCGCGCGATTTATTCGCCCGTCCGCGCGCACGCTTCGAAACGTTGGGGGCCTCGCGGCGCGGATGTTCGCGTTTTCGAACCCGCGACGGTCGGCGAAGATCCCGCCCTGATGGCGACCATTCCCGTCGCCGAGGTCTTGGCCTCGATCCCGTCGGGAACGGACGCATGA